The following are from one region of the Shinella sp. PSBB067 genome:
- a CDS encoding ABC transporter ATP-binding protein, translated as MTDAAPPVVAVRGLTKSFDGRKVVDDVALTVAEGEIAGFLGPNGSGKTTCIRMICGLLTPDAGEGKVLGLDVRRDQRDIRRQVGYMTQRFSLYEDLTIEENLAFVAGLYGLPRQSVADTLGDLGLTSRKRQLAASLSGGWKQRLALAACIMHKPRLLLLDEPTAGVDPKARRQFWDEIHARAAEGMTVLVSTHYMDEAERCHRINYIAYGRLVASGTTQQVITDAGLVTLLVETDRPGLLAARLRKAPGVEQVEPFGTALHVTGTDRKTLEAALAAEDVAGHPAETSLEDVFIRLMDQSKDNVR; from the coding sequence TCCCCCTGTTGTCGCCGTGCGCGGCCTTACGAAGTCCTTCGACGGCCGCAAGGTCGTGGACGACGTCGCGCTGACGGTGGCGGAGGGCGAGATCGCCGGCTTCCTCGGGCCGAACGGTTCCGGCAAGACGACCTGCATCCGCATGATCTGCGGCCTCCTGACGCCGGATGCGGGGGAGGGCAAGGTGCTGGGGCTCGACGTTCGGCGCGACCAGCGCGACATCCGCCGCCAGGTCGGCTACATGACCCAGCGCTTTTCCCTCTACGAGGACCTCACCATCGAGGAGAACCTCGCCTTCGTCGCGGGCCTTTACGGGCTGCCGCGGCAATCGGTCGCCGATACGCTCGGCGATCTCGGGCTCACCTCGCGCAAACGGCAGCTTGCGGCCAGCCTTTCGGGTGGCTGGAAGCAGCGCCTGGCGCTTGCCGCCTGCATCATGCACAAGCCGCGCCTCCTGCTGCTCGACGAACCGACCGCCGGGGTCGATCCCAAGGCGCGGCGGCAGTTCTGGGACGAGATCCATGCCCGTGCCGCCGAGGGCATGACCGTGCTCGTCTCGACGCACTACATGGACGAGGCCGAGCGCTGCCACCGCATCAACTACATCGCCTACGGCCGGCTGGTCGCCTCGGGCACGACGCAGCAGGTGATCACGGATGCCGGCCTCGTCACGCTCCTCGTCGAGACCGACCGTCCGGGCCTGCTCGCCGCACGCCTGCGCAAGGCGCCGGGCGTCGAGCAGGTGGAGCCCTTCGGCACCGCGCTGCATGTCACGGGCACCGACCGGAAGACGCTGGAGGCGGCGCTCGCGGCGGAGGACGTCGCGGGCCATCCGGCCGAGACGAGCCTGGAGGACGTGTTCATCCGCCTGATGGACCAGTCGAAGGATAACGTGCGATGA